A single Saccharolobus shibatae B12 DNA region contains:
- the gltA gene encoding citrate synthase, with protein MSVVSKGLENVIIKVTNLTFIDGEKGILKYRGYNIEDLVNYGSYEETIYLMLYGKLPTKKELNDLREKLNEEYEVPQEVLDSIYLMPRDADAIGLLEVGTAALASIDKNFKWKENDKEKAISIIAKMATLVSNVYRRKEGNKPRIPEPSDSFAKSFLLASLAREPTAEEINAMDKALILYTDHEVPASTTAALVAASTLSDMYSSLTAALAALKGPLHGGAAEEAFKQFVEIGDPNRVEMWFNDKIINQKNRLMGFGHRVYKTYDPRAKIFKKLASTLIERNSEAKKYFEIAQKLEELGIKQFSSKEIYPNTDFYSGIVFYALGFPVYMFTALFALSRTLGWLAHIIEYVEEQHRLIRPRALYVGPEHQEYVPIDKR; from the coding sequence ATGAGTGTTGTAAGTAAAGGTTTGGAGAATGTTATTATAAAAGTTACGAATTTAACATTTATAGATGGAGAAAAGGGAATATTGAAGTATAGGGGGTATAATATTGAAGACCTAGTTAATTACGGCAGTTATGAAGAGACTATCTATTTAATGCTCTATGGAAAGTTACCTACGAAGAAAGAGTTAAACGATTTAAGGGAGAAACTTAATGAGGAGTATGAGGTACCTCAAGAAGTATTAGATTCAATATACTTAATGCCTAGAGATGCTGATGCTATAGGTCTTTTAGAAGTGGGAACAGCAGCCCTAGCCTCTATCGATAAGAATTTCAAATGGAAGGAGAATGATAAGGAAAAAGCAATTAGTATCATTGCTAAAATGGCTACTCTAGTATCAAATGTATATAGGAGAAAGGAGGGTAACAAACCAAGAATACCAGAACCTTCAGATAGTTTTGCTAAAAGCTTTCTCCTAGCCAGTTTAGCTAGGGAACCCACTGCAGAGGAAATTAACGCAATGGATAAGGCTCTAATACTCTATACAGACCACGAGGTACCAGCATCGACAACTGCAGCACTTGTAGCTGCATCTACTTTATCAGATATGTATTCCTCTCTTACTGCAGCATTAGCAGCGTTAAAAGGTCCGTTACATGGTGGAGCAGCTGAAGAAGCTTTTAAACAATTCGTTGAGATAGGAGATCCAAATAGAGTAGAAATGTGGTTTAATGATAAGATAATAAATCAAAAGAATAGACTAATGGGATTTGGTCATAGGGTTTACAAGACTTATGATCCTAGAGCAAAAATATTCAAGAAACTAGCCTCAACTCTGATTGAAAGAAATAGTGAGGCTAAGAAATATTTCGAGATAGCTCAAAAACTTGAGGAGTTAGGAATAAAGCAATTTTCTAGCAAGGAAATCTATCCTAATACCGATTTCTATTCTGGAATAGTCTTCTACGCTTTAGGATTTCCAGTATACATGTTTACCGCATTATTTGCTTTATCGAGAACTTTAGGCTGGTTAGCACATATAATAGAATACGTAGAGGAGCAACACAGACTAATTAGGCCGAGAGCTTTGTATGTTGGACCAGAACATCAAGAGTATGTTCCTATAGACAAGAGATAA
- the prpB gene encoding methylisocitrate lyase yields MSQVLKESDFLIVPGVFNPFTAILAKKVGFKAVYLSGAALTSSYGLPDIGLITLDEVAEMIRRIKEVADIPIIVDSDTGFGEAINVYRTVRVLEKAGADAIQIEDQRMPKKCGHLEGKEVVEPLEMVQKIKAALKARRDALIIARVDSRGVIGLDDAIERAKIYLEAGADIIFPEALTSKEEFAKFAKEVKAPLLANMTEFGKTPYIKAQEFKEMGYKYVIFPVTIFRVAAKAMKDALEVLLKEGTQVNLLDKMITRQQQYEIIDYFFYERLDRELGSIKLVRKL; encoded by the coding sequence TTGTCTCAAGTATTAAAGGAATCTGACTTCTTGATAGTACCGGGAGTATTTAATCCATTTACTGCAATTCTGGCAAAGAAGGTAGGTTTTAAGGCAGTGTATTTATCAGGTGCAGCTCTTACCTCATCTTATGGTCTACCAGATATAGGTTTAATAACATTAGATGAGGTTGCTGAGATGATAAGAAGGATAAAGGAAGTTGCTGATATTCCGATAATAGTCGATTCAGATACTGGGTTTGGTGAGGCAATAAATGTCTATAGAACGGTAAGGGTTTTAGAAAAAGCTGGTGCTGACGCTATTCAAATAGAGGATCAGAGAATGCCAAAGAAGTGCGGCCATTTAGAGGGTAAAGAGGTTGTAGAGCCTTTAGAAATGGTTCAGAAGATAAAGGCTGCATTAAAGGCTAGAAGAGATGCCTTAATAATTGCAAGAGTCGATTCTCGCGGTGTAATAGGGTTAGACGATGCAATAGAAAGGGCCAAGATTTATTTAGAGGCAGGTGCTGATATAATATTTCCAGAGGCTCTCACTAGTAAGGAGGAGTTCGCCAAGTTCGCTAAAGAGGTAAAAGCTCCGTTACTGGCTAATATGACTGAGTTTGGTAAAACTCCTTACATTAAAGCCCAGGAGTTTAAAGAGATGGGTTATAAATACGTAATATTTCCCGTTACTATATTTAGAGTAGCTGCCAAGGCAATGAAAGATGCCTTAGAAGTACTATTGAAAGAGGGAACTCAAGTTAATTTATTAGATAAGATGATTACTAGGCAACAACAGTATGAGATAATTGATTACTTCTTCTATGAGAGATTAGATAGGGAATTAGGTAGTATAAAACTCGTTAGAAAGCTTTAA
- a CDS encoding CBS domain-containing protein: MAVTSRSLIKRSPVIVKVGTKAIEACKIMYQNNIGSVVIVDEKGYPVGIFTERDVLRAVACGKNLNDNIENLGTFGKLITVKPNSPIGEIAEKMVKNNIRHVVVVDEEGKLVGVVSIKDIVNEKHVLDFLVRSELSWEGGTD; the protein is encoded by the coding sequence ATGGCAGTAACTTCTAGAAGCTTAATTAAGAGATCCCCTGTGATTGTTAAGGTAGGTACTAAGGCTATTGAGGCCTGTAAGATTATGTATCAAAATAATATAGGATCTGTGGTAATTGTTGACGAAAAAGGCTATCCAGTCGGAATATTTACGGAGAGGGACGTGTTACGTGCGGTAGCGTGTGGAAAGAATTTAAATGACAATATAGAGAACCTAGGAACTTTTGGGAAATTAATAACAGTTAAGCCTAATTCTCCTATTGGAGAAATAGCAGAGAAAATGGTTAAAAACAATATAAGGCATGTAGTTGTAGTGGATGAAGAAGGTAAGCTTGTTGGTGTTGTATCCATAAAGGATATAGTTAATGAGAAACATGTTCTAGATTTTTTAGTTAGGTCTGAGTTAAGTTGGGAAGGGGGTACTGACTAA